From one Cucurbita pepo subsp. pepo cultivar mu-cu-16 chromosome LG17, ASM280686v2, whole genome shotgun sequence genomic stretch:
- the LOC111778378 gene encoding uncharacterized protein LOC111778378, with product MAKGGFFVDKFRRCLRTLFFMVAMLASLLVSSLPVLVAIGDMLVPCILISSFTCVRCYGFKQHLRRYAFKSSLTDIPFVSMIRSLIIICVYSMCDGPALSNGPYLGTVTLCSFISILVLSIKVCVFTVNSQMEAEASSSPSRQRLHLKKSWGMPVLFLSSVAFALGHTVVAYRTSCRARRKLLLHRVDPEAVLSCKNVFSGYQKIPRSPTPSGSKTPKSDSEIKWKVSGNARDESELPVRLLADMDSLFIICQGLTIHYKISLPGSPPRSLSSAAFLEPNYSCISPKKAMGRLVVDMHPFTVLSKNQHNIHRSYSNQFHGSSLYDPLLDGSSTTSPILCDEIPVISLDDVEEEELSKCCLDGNLESNGQFGIVLVHGFGGGVFSWRHVMGVLARQTGCRVAAYDRPGWGLTSRLRAEDWEERQLPNPYKLDSQVELLLAFCSEMGFSSVVLVGHDDGGLLALKSAQRLQESPINSFNVSIKGVVLLSVSLSREVVPGFARILLRTSLGKKHLVRPLLRTEITQVVNRRAWYDATKLTTEVLNLYKKALCVEGWDEALHEIARLSYETLLSPQNVEALVKSVEEMPVLVVGGVEDALVSLNSSRVMASKLPNSRLITISGCGHLPHEECPSALLAAISPFITRILLQRPHSSTPQ from the exons ATGGCGAAGGGTGGGTTTTTTGTTGATAAGTTTCGGAGATGTTTAAGGACGTTGTTCTTTATGGTGGCGATGTTGGCGTCACTACTCGTGTCGTCGTTGCCAGTTCTTGTAGCCATTGGAGACATGTTGGTGCCATGTATTTTGATCTCGAGCTTTACTTGTGTTAGATGCTATGGCTTCAAACAACATTTGCGTCGATACGCTTTCAAAAGTTCTTTGACTGATATCCCTTTCGTTTCGATGATCAGATCTCTCATTATTATCT GTGTTTATTCAATGTGTGATGGACCTGCTCTTTCAAATGGTCCTTACCTTGGAACAGTGACTTTGTGTTCCTTCATATccattcttgttctttctatcAAGGTTTGTGTCTTTACAGTGAACTCCCAAATGGAGGCTGAAGCTTCATCTTCACCTTCTAGGCAGAGGCTTCACTTAAAGAAATCATGGGGGATGCCAGTTTTGTTTCTATCTTCAGTAGCCTTTGCCCTCGGCCATACGGTTGTGGCATACAGAACAAGCTGCAGAGCACGTAGAAAGCTTCTATTGCATCGTGTTGACCCAGAAGCT GTCCTTTCTTGCAAAAATGTGTTCTCTGGCTACCAGAAGATCCCTCGATCTCCAACTCCTTCTGGATcaaaaacaccaaaaagtGACAGTGAAATCAAGTGGAAAGTTTCAGGTAATGCCCGGGATGAGAGTGAACTGCCGGTTAGATTACTTGCTGATATGGATAGTTTGTTCATAATATGTCAAGGGCTTACTATTCATTATAAGATCAGCTTGCCCGGGTCACCACCGCGGTCGTTGTCCTCCGCTGCATTTCTTGAACCCAATTATAGTTGCATCTCTCCAAAGAAGGCAATGGGGAGGCTAGTAGTTGATATGCATCCATTTACTGTCTTATCAAAAAACCAACACAACATCCATAGGAGCTATAGCAATCAGTTTCACGGTTCATCTCTGTATGATCCACTATTGGATGGCTCTTCCACAACTTCTCCTATTCTTTGTGATGAAATTCCTGTGATTAGTTTAGATGATGTTGAAGAAGAGGAATTGAGCAAATGTTGCTTAGATGGAAACTTAGAGAGTAATGGGCAATTCGGTATCGTCTTGGTGCACGGTTTCGGGGGTGGAGTTTTCTCGTGGAGACATGTGATGGGGGTGCTTGCAAGGCAGACTGGTTGCAGAGTTGCAGCTTATGATCGGCCTGGTTGGGGATTAACTTCGAGGCTCCGTGCAGAAGACTGGGAAGAAAGACAATTGCCTAATCCCTACAAGCTTGATAGTCAG GTGGAGTTACTGCTTGCATTTTGCTCAGAAATGGGGTTTTCTTCAGTGGTGCTCGTGGGTCACGACGATGGAGGGCTGCTCGCTCTTAAGTCTGCACAAAGGCTTCAAGAATCACCAATAAACTCATTCAAT GTTTCCATCAAAGGGGTGGTATTGCTAAGTGTGAGCTTATCAAGAGAAGTGGTTCCTGGGTTTGCAAGAATTTTGCTAAGAACATCACTAGGGAAGAAGCACCTGGTTCGGCCTCTGCTACGAACGGAAATAACTCAAGTTGTGAACCGACGTGCTTGGTACGATGCTACCAAGCTAACAACCGAGGTCTTAAATCTCTATAAG AAGGCGTTATGTGTGGAAGGGTGGGATGAAGCACTGCATGAGATAGCAAGATTATCATACGAGACATTACTTTCTCCTCAAAACGTCGAAGCTTTGGTGAAGTCTGTTGAAGAGATGCCCGTGCTGGTGGTCGGTGGTGTCGAGGATGCTCTCGTCTCCCTCAACTCTTCCAGAGTTATGGCTTCCAAACTCCCTAATTCA AGACTGATAACGATATCTGGATGCGGACATCTGCCGCACGAGGAATGCCCGAGCGCCTTACTTGCTGCCATCTCACCCTTCATCACCAGAATTCTTTTGCAGAGACCTCACTCCAGCACCCCTCaatag
- the LOC111778277 gene encoding coleoptile phototropism protein 1-like, which yields MRIFCINNLCLLLLLLSPALLYSVFTILLSNSHKMKHQSPPQDSGKLSPDQCYWFHDSAILDIDYFVKTLAGIKAKGVRTDLIGSVITHYASKWLPDLSDEALDQQKGIDLTNFNESPQNVTNSWMKKKFFVETLVGVLPPERDLIPCNFLLRLLRTANMVGVEPPYKAELEKRITWQLDQASLKEVMIPSFSHTCGTVLDVELVIRLVKRFVNLDDGVRSGAALVKVAKLVDCYLAEAAMDSNLGLLEFVELAGVLPSHARASDDGLYRAIDTYLKAHPNISKQERKSLCRLMDSRKLSTEASLHAAQNDRLPVRAVIQVLFSEQTKLNYRHLDWSGSIGGRSPSAALDHLPARCQSKREITAQQMEIKKLKETVVRLQNQCNIMQAQMERLSEKKRGFFKWRKFGFKNGGESERVDDSGEVVEEEDAGFGRQTPVDIKTKLVKRRTPTKTWRKSVS from the exons ATGCGCATATTTTGCATTAATAACCTTTGTCTTCTTTTGCTCCTCTTATCACCTGCTCTGCTCTACTCTGTTTTCAccattcttctctccaattcCCACAAAATGAAGCACCAATCTCCGCCCCAGGATTCCGGCAAACTTTCCCCCGACCAATGCTACTGGTTTCACGATTCCGCTATTCTCGACATCGATTACTTCGTCAAAACCCTCGCCGGAATCAAGGCCAAAGGCGTTCGAACCGATTTAATCGGCTCTGTCATAACGCATTACGCTTCCAAATGGCTTCCGGATCTCTCCGACGAAGCCCTAGATCAACAAAAGGGGATTGATTTGACGAATTTCAACGAATCGCCGCAGAATGTGACGAATTCGTGGATGAAAAAGAAGTTCTTCGTCGAGACATTGGTCGGAGTTTTGCCGCCGGAGAGGGATTTGATTCCGTGTAATTTTTTGCTGAGGCTTCTCCGGACGGCGAATATGGTGGGAGTGGAGCCTCCGTATAAGGCGGAGTTGGAGAAGAGGATTACGTGGCAGTTGGATCAAGCGTCGTTGAAGGAGGTGATGATTCCGTCGTTTAGTCACACGTGTGGGACGGTTTTGGATGTGGAGCTTGTGATTCGACTTGTGAAGAGGTTCGTTAACTTGGACGACGGCGTTAGGAGCGGCGCCGCCTTGGTTAAGGTGGCGAAATTGGTGGATTGTTACCTTGCTGAAGCGGCGATGGATTCTAATTTGGGATTGCTGGAGTTTGTTGAACTCGCCGGAGTACTTCCCAGCCACGCCCGAGCCTCCGACGACGGACTGTACCGAGCCATTGATACGTATCTGAAA gCACATCCCAATATATCgaagcaagaaagaaagagtttaTGCAGACTAATGGACAGCCGAAAGCTGTCCACAGAAGCATCACTCCACGCCGCCCAAAACGACCGCCTCCCAGTCCGCGCCGTAATCCAAGTCCTGTTCTCCGAGCAAACCAAGCTGAACTACCGCCACCTCGACTGGAGCGGCTCAATCGGGGGCAGGAGTCCCTCCGCGGCCCTCGACCACCTGCCAGCCAGGTGCCAAtccaagagagaaataacggCCCAACAAATGGAGATTAAGAAGCTGAAAGAGACGGTGGTGAGGCTGCAGAACCAGTGCAATATCATGCAGGCCCAAATGGAGAGGCTCTCGGAAAAGAAGAGAGGCTTTTTCAAGTGGAGGAAGTTTGGGTTTAAGAATGGCGGTGAGTCGGAGAGAGTGGACGACAGCGGCGAAGTtgtggaggaggaggacgcCGGGTTCGGGAGGCAGACGCCGGTGGATATTAAAACAAAGTTGGTCAAACGTAGGACGCCCACTAAGACATGGAGGAAATCTGTGTcttga